In Paenibacillus xylanilyticus, the genomic window CATCTGCCGGAACTGGCACATATGGTGATTGTTGCTGTGGGAAGTCCGGGTTTACATCTGATCTGCCGTGAATCTTTTGCCGCTCCACAGTTGGATGCTGCTCATCCTCTCAGTGCTCGTTATGATGAGATGGACGCTGTATTATTTTTTGATGATGTATTGGTTCCATGGGAGCGTGTGCTGCTGCATAACAATCCGGAAGCCGTGTGGCAGGTTCGCTGTAACGCAGCCTCTTCCAGTCTGGCCTACCATCAGAGCATCATTCGGCTGCACTCCAAGCTGGAATTCATCACCGCCGTCACAGCAGCCATTGCGCAGGAGATCGGTGTGGATTCATTCCTGAATGTTCAGGAACAGCTCGGAGAGATGATCAGCCAGATGCAGACCATTGAGGGCTTGATCGTGGCTTCAGAGGCCCAGGCTCAACCAGATGCGCATGGCAACTGGCTCCCGTCATTCAAATACATTGAGACAGCTCGTAATCTGGGCAGCCGATATTACCCAAGAGCAGTTGAAATTCTGAAAACCGTTGCAGCTGGTGGACTGATTCAGATCCCGTCGGGCCGATTCGATCTGGATGAAACGGTAGGACCATTGATGGCCAAATATCTTGGTGGAGTGACACTGCAAGCGCCAGAGAAAATCCGTCTGTTTCAGCTGGCTTGGGATCTGACCGGAAGTGCACTTGGTGCGAGGCATGATCTCTATGAGCGGTACTACGCCGGTGATCCAGTTCGCAACCGTGCAGGCCAGTATATACAATATGATAAGGGAAGTCTGAATAAAAAGGTTGAGCCTTGGCTCCATATGAAGTAGTCATTGAAGCTTCAGTAGCATTGAGTTCATGGTTAGAATTACGAGCCCCGGCACATGCCAGGGCTTTTATTTAGGTTATCTTTAGATTTGATTTAGGTGGATTTAAGGGACGTGGTATATAGTAGTAAGATACATGTAAAAGAATACACTGCCGATGATTGAGGAATGAAGAAATGAGAGGAATAACATGAGATACACCGTATTGATTGCAGATGATGAACCAGAGATCGTGGAACTGCTTCAACTGTACCTTGAAAAGGACTATGACATCAGGACTGCCGCGAATGGAGCGGAGGCACTGGAATGCATTCGTTCTGTACCGATCGATCTTGTCATTTTGGATATTATGATGCCTGTAATGGATGGACTTCAGTTAATCAAGCAAATCAGGGCAACCCATCATATGCCCGTCCTGTTTCTATCCGCCAAAAGCCAGGACCATGACAAGATTCTCGGACTTGGACTCGGTGCAGATGATTATATTTCGAAGCCGTTTAATCCGCTGGAGATTTTTGCTCGTGTAGAAGCTTTGTTAAGACGTGTGAATCAATTTGACGCCCATGAATCCTCCGCACCCCAGGAGACCAATCTGGTTCTCGGTGAACTTATGCTGGATCGCTCCAAATGTGTGCTTTTTCGATCAGGCAAACCGGTAACCCTAACCTCCACGGAATACAAAATTGTGGATCTGCTGCTGGAGCAGCCTGGCCGGGTATTTACACGCAAGAAAATCTACGAGGCGGTATGGGGGGACTATTACGCGCATGAAGATAGCACCATTATGGTGCACATCAGCAACATACGCGAGAAGATCGAACGCGACTCCAGACAACCGGAATATTTAAAAACGATAAGGGGACTCGGATACAAAATTGAAGCGCCAACGGAAAGCTAGAGAAAAGCGACTTTTGCAAACCTCCCTGACACTGGACTTCCTGCTGTTCAACTTCTTTTTGCTGCTGCTCGTCTTGATTGTGTATCTCATGGTTTCGCTGGATGTCGTGGATTTCCGCATTTCGGATCAGGTGGTTGATCCTGATCTGAACGTCGAGGCGCATGTCTATGCAGCCGAATTGAACAAGAGGCTTGAGGATGACTCTTCAATCATGGAAATACAGCGTCTAATGGATAGCGGAGGGTGGATCGAAATTCTGGATGCAGATCGTTCGGTCATTCGCCAGATCGGTGTCAAGCAGGATGCAGTTACATATTACAGTGAGTCGGAGTTGTATGCCGGACTGGAGAATCGAAGCGATAGCACATATTATTATTCCATTTCTCCATACACAGCAGAGAGAGATGCGAAGTATGTCCTGCTGAAAATACCGCGTGATCTGGTGAGTATCCGTATGAATGAAAATCTGC contains:
- a CDS encoding 4-hydroxyphenylacetate 3-hydroxylase family protein — translated: MSITMSRGQAYIHRLNDERNVWLDGKRVRVTEHPAFQGTLQTIENLFNLVDDPDTRETVAYWDEETGSYVHQAFRVPHASQDVSSRAAAFRLWSDRTYGVMSRLSDYARSRLVGWYATRQDMARHDPTYADKIAAYYQEAKRKDAFLTIVQRDPQINRSLPVGEDEDAMLRIVRTNSEGIIVRGAKMVATAAPYADDIIAYPVQRIPGHLPELAHMVIVAVGSPGLHLICRESFAAPQLDAAHPLSARYDEMDAVLFFDDVLVPWERVLLHNNPEAVWQVRCNAASSSLAYHQSIIRLHSKLEFITAVTAAIAQEIGVDSFLNVQEQLGEMISQMQTIEGLIVASEAQAQPDAHGNWLPSFKYIETARNLGSRYYPRAVEILKTVAAGGLIQIPSGRFDLDETVGPLMAKYLGGVTLQAPEKIRLFQLAWDLTGSALGARHDLYERYYAGDPVRNRAGQYIQYDKGSLNKKVEPWLHMK
- a CDS encoding response regulator transcription factor, producing MRYTVLIADDEPEIVELLQLYLEKDYDIRTAANGAEALECIRSVPIDLVILDIMMPVMDGLQLIKQIRATHHMPVLFLSAKSQDHDKILGLGLGADDYISKPFNPLEIFARVEALLRRVNQFDAHESSAPQETNLVLGELMLDRSKCVLFRSGKPVTLTSTEYKIVDLLLEQPGRVFTRKKIYEAVWGDYYAHEDSTIMVHISNIREKIERDSRQPEYLKTIRGLGYKIEAPTES